A segment of the Solanum lycopersicum chromosome 9, SLM_r2.1 genome:
GACACCAAACCGTTAAATATAATATGACGATCACTTCCCTTATTGGTATCGTTATAACTCTCTTGCTCCAGTATTTTGGTCAATCAAACTAATTTTACTGAGGTATCATGGATGTGGCACAGAATACCTTACTTCCTGTTTTGGAGTCACGTTTTCGTACTTGTGTTTATCTCTTAGCTGAATAAATTAGTGATAACAGAATAGACTTCCTTTATCCTTGTGTGTTGTGAACTTCATGCACTTGCCGGAAACTTGAATTGTGTTGGATCACATAAGCACATATGTGATAGTTCATTGACTTTGATTAGTTCTGGatttgcttttttatttttacagttTTCTCTCCTTTCTGGGTCTTTATACTTGTATTTTACATACATCCCTTAATCACATTTGCCCTTTTTAGGAACAATTGTTAAAACTGGGCTTTTATTGTGGTGAGGAAGATATGGAGTTCTCCAGCTTCTCTAGTGGGACTGAGCGTGCTGTGAAAACTTGGCAGGTttgttttcatttgttttggctGTGGGTACAATACAGGTGATTCATATTTCTCTTTTATCCATCTGAACAGGCTTCATCTGATTTACGAGAAGACGGCATTATGACTTCTGAACTTCTTGAAAAGTTATATATGGTGCAAAATATTGAGAGAGTGAAGGAAAATCCCAAACAACCAGATGGAACTGAAGCTAAGGTGTGTTATCCCAAACAATGATAGTCTTGATCATCAATACCAGTGTGGGTTTTCAATGTCACTTGTGTAAGTAATCTCAATTAATCCGATGTTATTCTTTCCATGTCAGACTAGTGCAAATGGTGCACCCATTACATCTATAATGGAAATAGAGGAAGTTCAACAGACCATTGTGAAAGAAGATGGTGTATCTGAAACTGAGGTTTCACACCATCGAGTTTTTCTCCTAGGAGAGAACCGATGGGAAGAACCTTCCAGACTTTCTTCAAGTAAGAAACCAGCAGAGACTAGTAGCGCCAGTACCACCATCAAGTGTATTACTTGTCGTGGAGAGGGTCGCGTATTATGCATGGGTATATATTCTGTCCCTTCTCTTGTATTTGAAGAACTATTGTCAAACATTGAGGGTAAATGTGTTTTGTGCAGAATGTGATGGTACTGGTGAACCAAACATTGAGGAACaggtacttttttttaaatagcaATATATAGTTCTTCAAGTGTTTGGTGGATAAACTTACGTTGGAATGTGTTGCAGTTTATGGAATGGATTGATGAAGGAATGAAGTGTCCTTATTGTGAAGGCCATGGATTCTTAACTTGCGATGTTTGTCAAGGCAATAAGATAATGCAAGCTTagtttccaaattttgattctTCACCTTTAGAGGTAAATTGTATACGTCACAAAAAATGATTCTCAATGAGTATCGAAGATTTATACAGATGCTAATGTTGTAAATTATGTTACATCAAATATATATCTTTAGATTAAGATTCTTCTATCCCGAGTAAAACTTAGACAAATAGATTGAAAAGGCAAAGTAATGCTATTCTCACAGCTAGGATCTGATGAGGGTtgaagtgtacatagacttACCCCTACCTCGTGGTGGTAGAGAGACTATTTTCTCAACTCAGATTGGGGATATATTAACACCAAATCACTGCTTGAAACTTGCTGCTAGTACAATTATCAAAAGACCCAAGCGCTACTGTTTATTCAACATGCAGATATTTCTCTGTTGGTCCTCACAAACGTATTCAAAATCACAAAAACAAAATCGCACCATGTAGCTAATACTATGAAGTAAATACTGAATGtaggtgttctttttttttcctcatgAAATCACCCTTTTTTTTATGTGGCAATATGGTTTTATCACATCTTTGGTTCCTCAGAGGTTTGTCTTTGGTTTGTTTGAAGAAATGCGCCTCGACTCTGAACGCATGGTCACAAACTCTTCTGCGGCAGAAGGATGTATTCCCACCTGGGGtgataaataaggaaaataaatgaaggcagaaaaccaaaaccaaaacaaGAAACAACTCACTATAAGATAATTTTTATGTCACCATTCTTTAGTGATGAGGAGTTGAGGATTCAGCCTATTGGGAAATCATTCTATGGAGTaggtcttctttctttttttgggggGAAAATGTGACAAATACTATTCATCAAAATCATATCCCAAATTTATCTGTGGACGGAATCTATGAAATCAGGTATTCACTCTGTTTCGTCTTTGATGCAACGCTCTTAGTACTTGATCTTTTAGGAAGAAATTGTAAAAGTAACATAAGACTTACTGTACTGTCAAACTGCTCCTTGGTTGCTCCACACTTTAGTGCAACGGCAATGCCCTGTGTTGgtgggaaaaaaaaatattatcaatcaTGATCATGATGTAGAAACCTTAGAATGATGGTAAAAGGAAGTTCACGAGAGGCACtaagaatgaaattttaaagCTAAACTGTCATCCAGGAAGAAGCCATATTGTTACTCGATTCTGAGCTACACTGCTAAAATTGTGCATGCTGGGAAATAAAAATGCAGGGAAGAACGAAGACAAGTGAGGGATAATCTAATATTAAGGGCCTACCAACTGTAACCATGAGGTTCTAGAGGTTGGTGACAGAAAGCAAAGTTGGGTAAGCCATTGTTGGGACTCCTGACTACAAAGATGACAAAGGCAGTGGCACAACgttcaaaaattgaaataaaggcATTCAGCAAAGACGTGTGAATAATGAAACTTAATATGGAAATTGGATTTCAGGAGAGAGACATTACTATGAGAGACTCTAAATGATGGAAGCTGTAAACATTATTATGCAACAAAAAGGATGCAACCCTCAAAGATGCTGAAAACTAGTTGGGCAGTCATATTCTGCCATTAAGACTCAGATGCACCAACTACATGGCATGATACTCAAATTATTCACAGTCGAGAATATCATTATGGCACTCATGAATAGGCAATATAAAAGGCtaaaattaatacaaacatAGAAAAAAGGCAAGTGTACAAGCAAATCATACGCAGCTGTGAAGCAGAAAATACATGCCTGCATGATTTCAGGTGCATCTGGACCGCACATGGATGCCCCTATAACTTTATCTGTCTGGGCATCAACAAGAAGCTTCATTACTGACTTCTCTGTTCGTCTGTTACAGTTAAAATATTGAGAATTAGTTGCCACAATTCTACATTTTATTGGTTTGACCAATTCGTAAATATGAAAAACTGGTCAAGAATCAATACATAACATCACAGGAATGCTACATACAAGAAATCAGTAATCATCAAACATCCAGTACTCATCAAATATGCTGATATTGGAAacattttgaacaaataaaaagatagagaaaagAAATATCTCCCCTCCATTGTAGCTTCAGCTTATATGCACACACAAGAACCATGGAGGGTCAGTGAATTGACGAGCCAGGTAAAGAAGAATTAGCTGTACAATTGGGTATACATTTAAAGGCAACCTACTGACAACAAATCAAAAGTAATTTGGTTGGTACCCAGATATGGTGTTCTTCATTGGATTGAATGATGATGTGTAAACTGAAACTTCTCCATTTATTTGCTCTATGGCCTGTTCTTCGCTGAACCCCACAACAGAGAGAGGCGGGATGCTGTCCAGCAAAAATAATATACTTGTTATACATTCAACCAAGAATATCAAACAAGATATTAATCATGTGATTAACCTCAAAGAAATACTTTCTACCAGGTATGGCCTTACTTCACAACATCAAAGCAATTAATTTCAGAAGTTTGATAAGAAAATGAGaactgaattaaaaaaaaaaagcacctaTCCACACTACAGAGCTAAAGTAACAGCCACATGCCGATTCGCTTCTCTAGATAATTTGAAATCACTTAAGCAATTCACCCCCACACTTCATAAAATCGTCAACTTCATCGTCTAGTTTTCATCAATTGACATCAACTTAGGTCCAACCCAACCCCAAAAGCTAACTCAAGAGTTAAGGACTGTCCAAGATATAAAGAGACTACATTTCATATCCTCAATCCACATGGGACACTCCAACACCATCAATGCTTTGTACTGGATATCTAGGATGTGGATAACACAACAGGGATTGGTCTGATATTGTTATGAAAGCAAGAAAATGAACcttaggcctaactcaaccCCCAAAACTAGCTCAGGAAGTGAATATTCTCCAAAATCATCTGTAAACCTACCTGCTATTCCCTCAGCCAATGTGTGACAGtctaaacataattttttttgacaaagaaCAGTCTAAACATAATTGATTTCCGAGAAGTACCCGTTTCTGCTGCTGTCCTAAAAAACTTCACAAAACGTTGACATCGGCTCTTCTATGAGATTGAACTCAAAAGTCCCAATTTCTCTGGAGAATGTTCCCATCAGCTGTCTTATGAGATAGAATTCAAGTAATCAATTTCTTTGTTGTCATCTTTTCTCCAATAGAAGTAGCTCTTTATTGACGGTTGTAAAAATTGTACTTCCTAAAAGAGACTAGGAACTCCAAACAACTTACATTGGGAGATCTTTCTAAAATTGATTCAACTAGTTTCAAACTATACTAATAAAGGATGACATTAGGAACTGATCTACAGTTCGTTCAGGACTAGGACAAGCTATTTGGGATGAAGCGTTACAAATAGGTCACAATAACAAGAAAATAAGCAATCAAGAAGGTATATCAAAGACGTACCAGAACACAGCACATGGGATATGTGAGTAGTCAGGCTTGGTAGGCTTTCCACCGAAAACAGTTTTCTGCAGACATGAAGCACAACATAAGTAGGCAATTATCTTTCAGGAGATAACAACAAAAGCAACCATAGTGAATCCACCAATCCAAGTTAAGGAGAACTAAATGATTTCACTCAGAAAAAACAAGCATAAGAAAAAGTTACCGCAAAACAGGTTCCTTCCATCAAAGCAACAGGAGTGAGATTCATTCGATTGGTGACATCACCAATGGCCCAAATGCTGGGTATATTGGTGCGTGAGTACTCATCTACCTGGAACAAACATTAGGGAGGTCTCTCTCAAGACAACATCATGAAACATCTTTAATTTGCTTGCTAAACAAGGTCATCACTAGAAGGCAATCTTAAATACCAAATGAAACATAAGCATGTTCACAACACTGACAAAATCATATACTCCTCATCTGAGTATTCCTGATCTGAGGATAATAGGTCAATTGATGTTTGATTATTTAAGCAATTTTAACAAGTACAGATTTACAGGGCTCCAAGGAAGGTATGTTATTCACTTGGTTGGAAGTGGTGGGGGTGCATTCTCATACATGTGAAAACGTGCTGAAGACATCAATTACTTTTTGCTACTCTTTGAAATTGGTAATCATTGGGGTGGACACTCTACCAAAATATAGTGGGCAATTAGTCAAGAATATGGTGTTTAACtgccaaaagaaaaaaaatgcaaaacatgGGATGTAGGCATGTAACTCCATTAACTCTTTAGGTATCTTGGAGAGAAAGGTATAGGAGAGCCTTCAAAAGTGTGAAATGATTTGTATAGATGAGGGCATGTTTTCTATTTCTAGTTAGTTTTTGGTGCACCCACGATATTCCTGTTAGATGATTGGATGTTacttgttttaaaaaaacacatatgGGCAAGTTCTCGattccttttctcttttccGTAAGGTCTCTTTTAGTATACAGATTGGATACTGAAAAAAATTCCACAGCCTTAATGAGATTATTCTTTCTACAAATTACTGTTGttgataagaagaagaaaaagcaaTTGTCATTAACTTAAGTTAGAACTAAATTTTAGAACAATTTAGaagcaacaatatttttttacattaattaagAAGCAAGAAAATTAGAAACCACATAACCATGCAAACTGACTAGCATTGAAAATCAACAGTTAGAATTTCATATACTGGAAAAAAAGGAAGTAGCATTTAAGGACTCATAATGCAACTTCTCCCTTTGTTTTAGACTCTTCAATGTGTGTGGTAAACTGCCAGATGGGCTGAAGGGGATGCATATTAACATACAAGATATTAAGTAACCCAGCATAATAAACCACCCACACTAGACACTTCACATATTTTATACTCAAGTCCTGCGAGTGCCTCAACGATCTCGTTCATCATAATACATTGAATAGATGACCCTAcatcattaaaattttcaaaaaggaaATTTGCATTCAAGTTCATATCTCAATACAGCATCATATTTGTAAAGAAGATGTGGGCTACATCTAAGAAAACCCACAATGCACCAACAATCATCATCTATAAGATTTTTATGAAGAAGATAAAtcaagaaactcaaataatagGATAAAGCACTCGTTACTAACCTTCACCGCTTTCATGTTGTCAAGCTCGACACCAACAGCATCCAGATTCAACCTTTTTGTGTTAGGGAGACGACCTGCAATGCATAGTATTGAGCTGCTTAAGACCAATCCAACAAGATAGggaattttgaaaaaagaggGGAAAAAGGGCATTGCTGGAGAAGAGACACAAAAACACTGTAAGTAATTAGACAATGGTTTACTACATTGGCAACAGAGAGAAAGATAGGAAGAACTTCCAGTTGTATTGGACTGCAAGTTTAACTGAGGAGAATTAAAGAGAAGATACTTGGACAGCCAAAAACAGATAAATTGCCCAACCCAATAGACTTAGTAACCTGACTTCAATTTCTCAATTGAGTACTGactatatacataatgaaaaaattacCAGTTGCAACGAGCACAACATCTGCCAATATCACTTCACCATGGTCTGTGTGCACTTTGATGCCACCTTCTGCTTTTTCAAGCTGAGATATTAAATTGCAGTTAGGAGTGGCAAATATGTAAATGCAATTACTCAAAATATGCAATATAGGCATAGCAAAGATAATCAACAGTAACTTCGGGTAAAAGGAGTAGAAGAACATAACATAGGAGGATAAACAACACCTACTTTTTACTTTCGGGTGGGGGTGTAGCTCGAGGATAGGTAGTGCCTTTGAAGTTTTGAACATAAATTGCAGAATAgacaatcaaaccaaaccaaaccagcAATTGGTGATGACAAAAGCCTTAGGTAAAtggggaaaaaaaataaattcccTGTGTAGAGTTACACCGAAAAAACAAGTGTTCAGTCTCCGTACAGTTACGGGAAATAAAGTACCTTAGTCAATGTCGTGCAAGGATGCATAGTGATTCCTCTGCCTTCTAGATTTCTTGCAACTACAGCTCgcatttcatcatcaaaacCTCTGCAATTTCAATTTGGTAATATTATAACGTCGCATGAGGTATTGAGGTGTCACAAACTTATGACCACTAGCACTAGAATAGAACTCTCTTTGTAATTTTGATTTACACAATTCTAGAGCAGTGACTGCAGCAGTGGAGCCTAGTGAAAAGACTCTATTTCTTTGAGAAGAGAAAAGTTGGTCTTCCCAACTAACTA
Coding sequences within it:
- the LOC101263249 gene encoding protein disulfide isomerase pTAC5, chloroplastic; the protein is MASSLPLSFHIITSNLHSNNTYTPKFFSLKNSSASVSVSHVCYSGSPEREESRWLREEQRWLREEQRWLREERRWEAEREALLVQIRELELRVKEVESSRDSLLPEATSVTETVANIAKLLQLLKEGEVGKNVTVIAESGSIALPLVLEEAKQNEVIVKEEPQQEKVIREVPKELEGEGNKAKKRRSLKKGSEGDEVRLMQEQLLKLGFYCGEEDMEFSSFSSGTERAVKTWQASSDLREDGIMTSELLEKLYMVQNIERVKENPKQPDGTEAKTSANGAPITSIMEIEEVQQTIVKEDGVSETEVSHHRVFLLGENRWEEPSRLSSSKKPAETSSASTTIKCITCRGEGRVLCMECDGTGEPNIEEQFMEWIDEGMKCPYCEGHGFLTCDVCQGNKIMQA
- the GR1 gene encoding glutathione reductase → MARKMLIDGELSKPGEEEAHYDFDLFVIGAGSGGVRASRFSAQYGAKVAICELPFDPIGSEVSGGVGGTCVLRGCVPKKILVYGAAYGPELEDAKNYGWEVNENVNFNWKKLLHKKTEEIVRLNGIYKRLLSNAGVKLFEGEGRVVGPNEVELIQLDGTKISYSAKHILIATGSRAHRPDIPGQELAITSDEALSLEELPKRAVILGGGYIAVEFASIWRGMGSTVDLCFRKELPLRGFDDEMRAVVARNLEGRGITMHPCTTLTKLEKAEGGIKVHTDHGEVILADVVLVATGRLPNTKRLNLDAVGVELDNMKAVKVDEYSRTNIPSIWAIGDVTNRMNLTPVALMEGTCFAKTVFGGKPTKPDYSHIPCAVFCIPPLSVVGFSEEQAIEQINGEVSVYTSSFNPMKNTISGRTEKSVMKLLVDAQTDKVIGASMCGPDAPEIMQGIAVALKCGATKEQFDSTVGIHPSAAEEFVTMRSESRRISSNKPKTNL